The following are from one region of the Rhizobacter sp. AJA081-3 genome:
- a CDS encoding DUF2788 domain-containing protein, with translation MFGYTEEQIAWFGLTFGVSAFMIYMVFIILQLARESKAGKFGTFVLLLGLGVGLVGFAAKGLIKFFMSGIVE, from the coding sequence AGCAGATCGCCTGGTTCGGGCTGACCTTCGGGGTCAGCGCGTTCATGATCTACATGGTGTTCATCATCCTGCAGCTCGCGCGCGAATCGAAGGCCGGCAAGTTCGGCACCTTCGTGCTCCTGCTGGGCCTGGGCGTGGGGCTGGTCGGCTTCGCGGCCAAGGGGCTGATCAAGTTCTTCATGTCCGGCATCGTCGAATGA
- the pgeF gene encoding peptidoglycan editing factor PgeF, translated as MTDLANAGHPDWLRPDWDVPGVGALMTTRRGGVSERPFAGMNIRAGLGDDPAAVAHNQALLAASIGAKPVYLDQVHGHGVVRLTSSHVGGLPQADASVCTEPGLACTVQVADCLPVLFAAPGARGVAGAHAGWRGLSAGVLEATLESLCEAAACAPAEVQVWLGPCIGPRRFEVGADVLRAFGTDASDETSALFRPHAPGKWMADLAGLARQRLRAAGVTQLSGGDWCTFEDDSRFFSFRRDGVTGRMVAAIWLERRV; from the coding sequence ATGACGGACCTCGCGAACGCCGGGCATCCCGACTGGCTGCGCCCGGACTGGGACGTGCCCGGTGTGGGGGCGCTCATGACGACACGCCGGGGCGGCGTCAGCGAGCGCCCGTTCGCCGGCATGAACATCCGCGCCGGGCTCGGTGACGACCCGGCGGCGGTGGCGCACAACCAGGCGCTGCTGGCGGCTTCCATCGGTGCGAAGCCGGTGTACCTGGATCAGGTGCACGGCCACGGCGTGGTGCGGCTCACGTCGTCCCACGTCGGTGGCCTGCCGCAGGCCGATGCCAGCGTTTGCACCGAGCCGGGCCTGGCGTGCACCGTGCAGGTGGCGGACTGTCTGCCGGTGCTGTTCGCCGCGCCCGGCGCGCGGGGCGTGGCCGGCGCCCATGCCGGCTGGCGCGGGCTGTCGGCGGGCGTGCTGGAGGCCACCCTCGAGTCCTTGTGCGAGGCGGCGGCTTGTGCGCCCGCCGAAGTGCAGGTCTGGCTGGGCCCGTGCATCGGGCCGCGCCGTTTCGAGGTCGGCGCCGATGTGCTGAGGGCCTTCGGCACCGATGCGTCGGACGAGACCTCCGCCTTGTTCCGCCCGCATGCGCCGGGCAAGTGGATGGCCGACCTGGCCGGCCTGGCCCGGCAGCGCCTGCGGGCGGCCGGCGTGACGCAGCTCAGTGGCGGCGACTGGTGCACCTTCGAGGACGACTCACGGTTCTTTTCGTTCCGGCGCGACGGTGTCACCGGCCGCATGGTCGCCGCCATCTGGCTGGAGCGGCGCGTCTGA
- a CDS encoding acetyl-CoA C-acetyltransferase: MTTDIVIVAAARTAVGKFGGTLASTPASELGAAVIAELLKRAKLSGDQIGEVILGQVLQAGAGQNPARQSVIKSGLPNHVPAMTINKVCGSGLKAVMLAAQAIRDGDSEIVIAGGQENMSLAPHVLPNSRNGQRMGDWKLVDTMIVDGLWDVYNQYHMGITAENVAKKFGVTREAQDALALASQQKAAAAQDAGKFKDEIVPFSIAQKKGDPIVFANDEFLNRKTSAEGLAGLRPAFDKAGSVTAGNASGLNDGAAGVVVMSAKLADKLGLTPLGRIASYSSAGLDPATMGMGPVPASQRALQRAGWKAADLDLLEINEAFAAQACAVHQEMGWDTSKVNVNGGAIAIGHPIGASGCRILVTLLHEMQRRNAKKGIASLCIGGGMGVALTIER, encoded by the coding sequence ATGACCACTGACATCGTGATCGTCGCCGCCGCCCGCACCGCCGTCGGCAAGTTCGGCGGCACGCTCGCCTCGACGCCCGCGTCCGAACTCGGCGCCGCCGTGATCGCCGAACTGCTCAAGCGCGCCAAGCTCTCGGGCGACCAGATCGGCGAGGTCATCCTCGGCCAGGTGCTGCAGGCCGGTGCCGGCCAGAACCCGGCGCGGCAGTCGGTCATCAAGTCGGGCCTGCCCAACCACGTGCCTGCGATGACCATCAACAAGGTCTGCGGCTCGGGCCTGAAGGCGGTGATGCTGGCGGCGCAGGCCATCCGTGACGGCGACAGCGAGATCGTCATCGCCGGCGGCCAGGAGAACATGAGCCTGGCACCGCACGTGCTGCCGAATTCGCGCAATGGCCAGCGCATGGGCGACTGGAAGCTGGTCGACACGATGATCGTCGACGGCCTGTGGGACGTCTACAACCAGTACCACATGGGCATCACCGCCGAGAACGTGGCCAAGAAGTTCGGCGTGACGCGCGAGGCGCAGGACGCGCTCGCGCTGGCCAGCCAGCAGAAGGCCGCTGCCGCCCAGGACGCCGGCAAGTTCAAGGACGAGATCGTTCCCTTCAGCATCGCGCAGAAGAAGGGTGACCCGATCGTCTTCGCCAACGACGAATTCCTCAACCGCAAGACCAGCGCCGAAGGCCTGGCCGGCCTGCGCCCCGCCTTCGACAAGGCTGGCAGCGTGACCGCCGGCAACGCCTCCGGCCTGAACGACGGTGCCGCCGGCGTGGTGGTGATGAGCGCGAAGCTCGCCGACAAGCTGGGCCTGACGCCGTTGGGTCGCATTGCTTCCTACTCTTCGGCCGGCCTCGACCCGGCCACCATGGGCATGGGCCCGGTGCCGGCGAGCCAGCGTGCGCTGCAGCGCGCCGGCTGGAAGGCCGCCGACCTCGACCTGCTCGAGATCAACGAAGCCTTCGCCGCACAGGCGTGCGCAGTGCACCAGGAGATGGGCTGGGACACCAGCAAGGTCAACGTGAACGGCGGCGCCATCGCCATCGGCCACCCGATCGGCGCATCCGGCTGCCGCATCCTCGTCACGCTGCTGCACGAAATGCAGCGCCGCAATGCCAAGAAGGGCATTGCCTCGCTGTGCATCGGCGGCGGCATGGGCGTGGCGCTGACGATCGAACGCTGA
- a CDS encoding type I secretion system permease/ATPase — protein sequence MTQPTPQDPAAAAKANTVRLREDLIHPDPLLDCLVELCRLHGQAATRASLSAALPLRDGRLTIELAERAAARAGMTTRLQRLTLDALDTAALPAVLVLKDNRACVLLGFDADGAQARVLLPETGQGSVNLSRDDLAERYTGVVLFARPHFRFDSRTERADSKARPLASGHWFWGALLEQRFVYRDVLWAALLINLFALAFPMFSMNVYDRVVPNNAVETLWALAIGVVLVLGADLFMRLLRSRFVDEASARVDVKISATLMERVLGMRLEQRPESVGSFAANLRGFEQVRDFIASGTVTALIDLPFALLFVIVLAWISPWLGVPVVVAALLILLMGWVLQHRLHELSESTWRAGAQRNATLVESLTGIETIKAQGAESVVQARWERVNAFLAATGVKMRGVSSTAMYLTSFLTQAVTVAIVTIGVYLIHERELTMGALIAASMLAGRALAPAGQIVGLLMQYQGARTAMSSLEQIMAKPVERPAGDNFIHRPQLRGDIEFRNVQFAYPNRKDSALEGISFKIAAGERVALIGRVGSGKSTIQRLIMGLYQPTDGAVLIDGIDLRQLDPADVRRNLGCVSQDVMLFYGSMRENITLGLPYADDGAVLAAAETAGLAEFVNRHPRGFDMPVGERGESLSGGQRQSVGLARALLHNAPILLLDEPTSAMDFSSEAQITARMTAFAQDKTVVLVTHRTSMLAMVNRVIVVDGGKIVADGPRDRIMEALASGRVARAA from the coding sequence ATGACCCAGCCCACCCCGCAGGACCCCGCCGCGGCCGCCAAGGCCAACACCGTGCGCCTGCGCGAGGACCTGATCCACCCGGACCCGCTGCTCGACTGCCTGGTCGAGCTGTGCCGGCTGCATGGCCAGGCGGCCACGCGCGCCTCGCTGTCGGCCGCGCTGCCATTGCGCGACGGCCGGCTGACCATCGAGCTGGCCGAGCGCGCCGCCGCGCGCGCCGGCATGACGACGCGCCTGCAGCGCCTGACGCTGGACGCGCTGGACACGGCCGCCCTGCCCGCCGTGCTCGTGCTCAAGGACAACCGCGCCTGCGTGCTGCTCGGCTTCGATGCCGACGGTGCGCAGGCCCGCGTGCTGCTGCCCGAGACCGGCCAGGGTTCGGTGAACCTGTCGCGCGACGATCTGGCCGAGCGCTATACCGGCGTCGTGCTGTTCGCCCGGCCGCACTTCCGCTTCGACAGCCGCACCGAGCGTGCCGACTCGAAGGCCCGGCCGCTCGCCTCCGGACACTGGTTCTGGGGCGCGCTGCTCGAGCAGCGTTTCGTCTACCGCGACGTGCTGTGGGCCGCGCTGCTGATCAACCTGTTCGCGCTGGCTTTCCCGATGTTCTCGATGAACGTCTACGACCGCGTGGTGCCGAACAACGCCGTCGAGACGCTGTGGGCGCTGGCGATCGGCGTCGTGCTGGTGCTCGGCGCCGACCTGTTCATGCGATTGTTGCGCAGCCGTTTCGTCGACGAGGCCAGCGCGCGGGTCGACGTGAAGATCTCCGCCACCCTCATGGAGCGCGTGCTGGGAATGCGGCTGGAGCAGCGGCCGGAATCGGTCGGCTCCTTCGCCGCCAACCTGCGCGGCTTCGAGCAGGTGCGCGACTTCATCGCCTCGGGCACCGTCACCGCACTGATCGACCTGCCGTTCGCGCTGCTTTTCGTCATCGTGCTGGCCTGGATCTCGCCGTGGCTGGGCGTGCCGGTCGTCGTGGCAGCGTTGCTCATCCTGCTGATGGGCTGGGTGCTGCAGCACCGGCTGCACGAACTGTCCGAATCGACCTGGCGCGCCGGCGCGCAGCGCAACGCCACGCTGGTGGAAAGCCTCACCGGCATCGAGACGATCAAGGCCCAGGGCGCCGAGAGCGTGGTGCAGGCGCGCTGGGAGCGCGTCAACGCCTTCCTCGCCGCCACCGGCGTGAAGATGCGCGGCGTGTCATCCACCGCGATGTACCTGACCTCCTTCCTGACGCAGGCGGTGACGGTGGCCATCGTGACCATCGGCGTGTACCTGATCCACGAGCGCGAGCTGACGATGGGCGCGCTGATCGCCGCGTCGATGCTCGCCGGGCGCGCGCTGGCGCCGGCCGGGCAGATCGTCGGGCTGCTGATGCAGTACCAGGGTGCGCGCACCGCGATGAGCAGCCTGGAGCAGATCATGGCCAAGCCGGTCGAGCGGCCGGCCGGCGACAACTTCATCCACCGCCCGCAGCTGCGCGGCGACATCGAGTTCCGCAACGTGCAGTTCGCCTACCCGAACCGCAAGGATTCGGCGCTCGAGGGCATCAGCTTCAAGATCGCCGCCGGCGAACGGGTGGCGCTGATCGGCCGCGTGGGCTCGGGCAAGTCGACCATCCAGCGCCTGATCATGGGCCTGTACCAGCCCACCGACGGCGCCGTGCTGATCGACGGCATCGATCTGCGCCAGCTCGACCCGGCCGACGTGCGCCGCAACCTGGGCTGCGTGTCGCAGGACGTGATGCTCTTCTACGGCTCGATGCGCGAGAACATCACGCTGGGGCTGCCCTATGCCGACGACGGCGCCGTGCTCGCGGCGGCCGAGACGGCGGGCCTGGCCGAGTTCGTGAACCGCCATCCGCGCGGCTTCGACATGCCGGTGGGCGAACGCGGCGAGTCGCTCTCGGGCGGGCAGCGCCAGAGTGTCGGCCTGGCGCGCGCGCTGCTGCACAACGCACCGATCCTGCTGCTCGACGAGCCGACCAGCGCGATGGACTTCAGCTCCGAGGCGCAGATCACCGCGCGCATGACGGCCTTCGCGCAGGACAAGACGGTGGTGCTGGTGACGCACCGCACCTCGATGCTGGCGATGGTCAACCGCGTGATCGTGGTCGACGGCGGCAAGATCGTCGCCGACGGCCCGCGCGACCGCATCATGGAAGCGCTGGCCAGCGGCCGCGTCGCGAGGGCGGCATGA
- a CDS encoding NUDIX hydrolase codes for MFTPRSIKHCRACGAPAQYAVPAEDNRERATCTACGTIHYENPLNVVGTVPAWEDRVLLCRRNIEPRHGFWTLPAGFMELGESTAQGALRETIEEAGANVEMLDLFTVLNVVRVGQVHFFYRARMLDTTLAPGPETIEAQLFSEAEIPWEQIAFRTVKETLHRYFDDRRKGQFGIHCADIG; via the coding sequence ATGTTCACCCCCCGCAGCATCAAGCACTGCCGTGCCTGCGGCGCGCCGGCGCAGTACGCCGTGCCGGCCGAAGACAACCGCGAGCGGGCCACCTGCACCGCCTGCGGCACCATCCACTACGAGAACCCGCTGAACGTGGTCGGCACCGTGCCGGCCTGGGAAGACCGCGTGCTGCTGTGCCGCCGCAACATCGAGCCGCGCCACGGCTTCTGGACGCTGCCGGCCGGTTTCATGGAACTCGGCGAGAGCACCGCCCAGGGTGCGCTGCGCGAGACCATCGAAGAGGCCGGTGCCAACGTGGAGATGCTGGACCTGTTCACTGTGCTCAACGTGGTGCGCGTCGGCCAGGTGCACTTCTTCTACCGGGCGCGCATGCTCGACACCACTTTGGCCCCGGGCCCGGAGACCATCGAGGCCCAGCTCTTCAGCGAAGCCGAGATCCCCTGGGAGCAGATCGCCTTCCGCACCGTGAAGGAAACCCTGCACCGCTACTTCGACGACCGCCGCAAGGGTCAATTCGGCATCCACTGCGCCGATATCGGTTGA
- a CDS encoding fumarylacetoacetate hydrolase family protein: MSFVVTPPAAAAVPVAGGAPDALFPVHRIYCVGRNYVEHAKEMGFTGREPPFFFMKPADAVLPVAEGKVGRMHYPSLTKDLHHEVELVVAIGQGGRNIAAVDAMKHVWGYAVGLDMTRRDLQGEAKKQGRPWCIGKGFDESAPIGPIRPAAQCQVGPDTTIVLDVNGAKRQSSTIGKLIWSIPEIIEHVSAAWTLAPGDLIFTGTPEGVAAVVVGDTLSARIDGVGTLQVQVVQG, translated from the coding sequence ATGAGTTTCGTCGTCACGCCGCCCGCTGCCGCCGCCGTGCCCGTCGCCGGTGGCGCGCCCGATGCGCTGTTCCCGGTGCATCGCATCTACTGCGTTGGCCGCAACTACGTCGAGCATGCCAAGGAGATGGGCTTCACCGGCCGCGAGCCGCCGTTCTTCTTCATGAAGCCGGCCGACGCCGTGCTGCCGGTGGCCGAGGGGAAGGTGGGTCGCATGCACTACCCGAGCCTCACGAAGGATTTGCACCACGAGGTCGAACTGGTCGTGGCCATCGGCCAGGGTGGCCGCAACATCGCCGCGGTCGACGCCATGAAGCATGTCTGGGGCTACGCCGTCGGCCTGGACATGACGCGCCGCGACCTGCAGGGCGAGGCCAAGAAGCAGGGCCGCCCCTGGTGCATCGGCAAGGGTTTCGACGAATCGGCGCCGATCGGGCCGATCCGTCCGGCGGCGCAGTGCCAGGTCGGCCCCGACACCACGATCGTGCTCGATGTCAACGGCGCAAAGCGGCAATCGAGCACCATCGGCAAGCTGATCTGGAGCATCCCCGAGATCATCGAGCACGTGTCCGCGGCCTGGACGCTGGCGCCCGGCGACCTGATCTTCACCGGCACGCCCGAGGGCGTGGCTGCGGTGGTGGTGGGCGACACGCTGAGCGCGCGCATCGACGGCGTGGGCACGTTGCAGGTGCAGGTGGTGCAGGGCTGA
- the phbB gene encoding acetoacetyl-CoA reductase: MAQKIAYVTGGMGGIGTSMCQRLHKDGFKVIAGCGPSRDHVKWIGEQKALGYTFYASVGNVGDWDSTVAAFEKVKAEHGTVDVLVNNAGITRDGMFRKMSRADWDAVIETNLTSLFNVTKQVIEGMLDKGWGRIVNISSVNGEKGQFGQTNYSAAKAGMHGFTMALAQEVANKGVTVNTVSPGYIATDMVKAIKQEVLDKIVSGIPVKRLGTPEDIASIVSWVASDESGFATGADFSVNGGLHMG, from the coding sequence ATGGCTCAGAAGATTGCGTACGTGACGGGTGGCATGGGTGGCATCGGCACCTCGATGTGCCAGCGCCTGCACAAGGACGGTTTCAAGGTCATCGCCGGCTGCGGCCCGAGCCGCGACCACGTGAAGTGGATCGGTGAGCAGAAGGCCCTGGGCTACACGTTCTACGCGTCGGTGGGCAACGTCGGCGACTGGGATTCGACCGTGGCGGCCTTCGAGAAGGTCAAGGCCGAGCACGGCACGGTGGACGTGCTGGTCAACAACGCCGGCATCACGCGCGACGGCATGTTCCGCAAGATGAGCCGGGCCGACTGGGACGCGGTGATCGAGACCAACCTGACCAGCCTGTTCAACGTCACCAAGCAGGTGATCGAGGGCATGCTCGACAAGGGCTGGGGCCGCATCGTCAACATCAGCTCGGTGAACGGCGAGAAGGGGCAGTTCGGCCAGACCAACTACTCCGCCGCCAAGGCCGGCATGCACGGCTTCACGATGGCGCTGGCGCAGGAAGTGGCCAACAAGGGCGTGACGGTGAACACCGTGAGCCCGGGCTACATCGCCACCGACATGGTCAAGGCGATCAAGCAAGAAGTGCTGGACAAGATCGTCTCGGGCATCCCGGTCAAGCGCCTGGGCACGCCGGAGGACATCGCCTCCATCGTGTCGTGGGTGGCGTCGGACGAATCCGGTTTCGCGACCGGCGCGGACTTCTCGGTCAACGGCGGTTTGCACATGGGCTGA
- a CDS encoding HlyD family type I secretion periplasmic adaptor subunit, whose amino-acid sequence MNRFTATVSRRLFGEPMQEADTGLRSFEVEADAVMSRQRTQRAQTIVRTAVGVVALLILWASLAHVDEVTRGDGRVIPSRQLQLVQSLDGGVVSEILVREGQVVERDQLLLKIDETRATSGVRESAATGFALRARQARLRALADGTSFLPPASGGDDEKAIVDGERRLYETRLSEMNTMLAINRQQLQQREQELAEMRARRSSAERSLDLGQQELAKTRPLLASGAVSEVDILRLERDVARSRGESEQAGAQIARVQAAIGEAQRKIQETELTFRNDSRKELAEVVGKLNALNEGAVALADKVDKSQIKSPVRGRVQRLLANTVGGVIQPGKDIVEIVPLDDALVLEARVQPKDIAFIAPGQAATVKFSAYDFSIYGGMAAEVENISPDTVVDERGNAFYLVRVRTKGAKFNDKLPIIPGMTAEVDILTGNKTVMAYLLKPVLKAKAYALRER is encoded by the coding sequence ATGAACCGATTCACCGCCACTGTCTCGCGGAGGCTGTTCGGCGAACCCATGCAGGAAGCCGATACCGGCCTGCGCAGCTTCGAGGTCGAGGCCGACGCGGTGATGAGCCGCCAGCGCACCCAGCGCGCGCAGACCATCGTGCGCACCGCGGTGGGCGTGGTCGCCCTGCTGATCCTGTGGGCCTCGCTGGCGCATGTCGACGAAGTCACGCGAGGCGACGGCCGGGTGATCCCGTCGCGCCAGTTGCAGCTGGTGCAGTCGCTGGATGGCGGCGTGGTGTCGGAAATCCTCGTCAGGGAAGGCCAGGTGGTCGAGCGCGACCAACTGCTGCTGAAGATCGACGAGACCCGCGCCACCTCCGGCGTGCGCGAGAGCGCCGCCACCGGTTTCGCGCTGCGCGCCCGCCAGGCGCGGCTGCGCGCGCTGGCCGACGGCACCAGCTTCCTGCCGCCGGCCAGCGGCGGCGACGACGAGAAGGCCATCGTCGACGGCGAGCGCCGCCTCTACGAGACGCGGCTGTCGGAGATGAACACGATGCTGGCCATCAACCGCCAGCAGTTGCAGCAACGCGAGCAGGAGCTCGCCGAGATGCGCGCGCGGCGCTCGTCGGCCGAGCGCAGCCTCGACCTGGGCCAGCAGGAACTGGCGAAGACGCGCCCCTTGCTGGCCAGCGGCGCCGTCTCCGAAGTCGACATCCTGCGCCTGGAGCGCGACGTGGCACGCAGCCGCGGCGAGTCGGAGCAGGCCGGCGCGCAGATCGCCCGCGTGCAGGCGGCCATCGGCGAGGCCCAGCGCAAGATCCAGGAGACCGAACTCACCTTCCGCAACGACTCGCGCAAGGAACTGGCCGAGGTGGTGGGCAAGCTCAACGCGCTGAACGAAGGCGCGGTGGCGCTGGCCGACAAGGTCGACAAGTCGCAGATCAAGAGCCCAGTGCGCGGCCGGGTGCAGCGGCTGCTGGCCAACACCGTGGGTGGTGTGATCCAGCCGGGCAAGGACATTGTCGAGATCGTGCCGCTGGACGATGCGCTGGTGCTGGAGGCGCGCGTGCAGCCCAAGGACATCGCCTTCATCGCGCCTGGCCAGGCCGCCACCGTGAAGTTCAGCGCCTACGACTTCTCCATCTACGGCGGCATGGCCGCCGAGGTGGAGAACATCAGCCCCGACACCGTGGTCGACGAGCGCGGCAACGCCTTCTACCTGGTGCGCGTGCGCACCAAGGGCGCCAAGTTCAACGACAAGCTGCCCATCATCCCGGGCATGACCGCCGAGGTCGACATCCTCACCGGCAACAAGACGGTGATGGCCTACCTGCTCAAGCCGGTGCTCAAGGCCAAGGCCTACGCGCTGCGCGAACGCTGA
- the phaC gene encoding class I poly(R)-hydroxyalkanoic acid synthase — protein MKATSRAATGASVPTDPADAAKAFGSTVGEIWKSMSGLNLPLPAVSKLQADYLKQATDLWNLNLREANPDAAASKAADKRFAAQEWAKNPASAYIAQMYLLNARTLMEMADAVEGDVKTKQRIRFAVQQWVDAASPSNYLALNPEAQRKALETKGESIGQGLKHLWNDIQQGHLSQTDESVFEVGRNVATTEGAVVFENELFQLIEYKPLTAKVYERPMLFVPPCINKYYIMDLQPENSLIRYTVEQGHRLFVISWRNADDSIAQYTWDQYIENAAVRAIREVQDITGSEQLNTLGFCVGGTILATALSVLAARGEQPATSVTLLTTLLDFSNTGVLDLFIDETMVQMREMTLGPQSPGGGSLLKGQELASTFSFLRPNDLVWNYVVGNYLKGETPPPFDLLYWNSDSTNLPGPMYCWYLRNTYHENNLAKPGKVTVCGEKVDLGAIKAPTYVYASREDHIVPWDGAYQNTQVLTGAKGKIRFVMGASGHIAGVINPPAKGKRSHWIGGTNAVPADAKEWFAKAKEHPGSWWTDWAAWLKSHAGKQIAAPKGYGNRSHKAIEPAPGRYVKQKA, from the coding sequence ATGAAAGCCACTTCCCGTGCCGCGACCGGGGCATCCGTGCCCACCGACCCGGCCGACGCCGCCAAGGCCTTCGGCTCGACTGTCGGCGAGATCTGGAAGTCGATGTCCGGGCTGAATCTGCCGCTGCCCGCGGTGTCGAAGCTGCAGGCCGACTATCTCAAGCAGGCCACCGATCTGTGGAACCTGAACCTGCGCGAAGCCAACCCCGATGCGGCCGCATCCAAGGCCGCCGACAAACGCTTTGCCGCGCAGGAATGGGCCAAGAATCCGGCCAGCGCCTACATCGCGCAGATGTACCTGCTCAATGCGCGCACCCTGATGGAGATGGCCGACGCCGTCGAGGGCGACGTCAAGACGAAGCAGCGCATCCGCTTCGCGGTGCAGCAGTGGGTGGACGCCGCCTCGCCGAGCAACTACCTCGCGCTCAATCCCGAGGCGCAGCGCAAGGCGCTCGAGACCAAGGGCGAGAGCATCGGCCAGGGCCTCAAGCACCTGTGGAACGACATCCAGCAGGGCCACCTCTCGCAGACCGACGAGAGCGTCTTCGAGGTGGGCCGCAACGTGGCCACGACCGAAGGCGCGGTGGTGTTCGAGAACGAACTGTTCCAGCTGATCGAGTACAAGCCGTTGACGGCCAAGGTCTACGAGCGGCCGATGCTGTTCGTGCCGCCGTGCATCAACAAGTACTACATCATGGATCTGCAGCCGGAGAACTCGCTGATCCGCTACACGGTCGAGCAGGGCCACCGCCTCTTCGTGATCAGCTGGCGCAACGCCGACGACAGCATCGCCCAGTACACCTGGGACCAGTACATCGAGAACGCGGCGGTCCGCGCCATCCGCGAGGTGCAGGACATCACCGGCAGCGAGCAGCTCAACACGCTGGGCTTCTGCGTCGGCGGCACGATCCTCGCCACCGCGCTGTCGGTGCTGGCCGCGCGCGGCGAGCAGCCGGCCACCAGCGTGACGCTGCTGACCACGCTGCTGGACTTCTCCAACACCGGCGTGCTCGACCTGTTCATCGACGAGACGATGGTGCAGATGCGCGAGATGACGCTCGGCCCCCAGAGCCCCGGTGGCGGCAGCCTGCTCAAGGGCCAGGAGTTGGCCTCGACCTTCAGCTTCCTGCGCCCGAACGACCTGGTCTGGAACTACGTCGTCGGCAATTACCTCAAGGGCGAGACGCCCCCGCCCTTCGACCTGTTGTACTGGAACAGCGACAGCACCAACCTGCCCGGGCCGATGTACTGCTGGTACCTGCGCAACACGTACCACGAGAACAACCTGGCCAAGCCCGGCAAGGTGACGGTGTGCGGCGAGAAGGTCGACCTCGGGGCCATCAAGGCGCCGACTTACGTCTACGCCTCGCGCGAAGACCACATCGTGCCCTGGGATGGTGCCTACCAGAACACACAGGTGCTCACCGGCGCGAAGGGGAAGATCCGCTTCGTGATGGGTGCCTCGGGCCACATCGCCGGGGTGATCAACCCGCCGGCCAAGGGCAAGCGCAGCCACTGGATCGGCGGCACGAATGCCGTTCCGGCCGACGCGAAGGAATGGTTCGCCAAGGCCAAGGAGCATCCGGGCAGCTGGTGGACCGACTGGGCTGCCTGGCTGAAGTCCCACGCCGGCAAGCAGATCGCTGCGCCCAAGGGCTACGGCAATCGCAGCCACAAGGCCATCGAGCCCGCACCGGGCCGTTACGTCAAGCAGAAGGCCTGA
- a CDS encoding YitT family protein translates to MSSIGDGALRHAWYDDALAFVTGTLFIAFGVAMFSHAGLLTGGTAGIAFLAHYATGFGFGPLFFVINLPFYLLAWRAMGRSFTLKTFAAVTLLSALTTAVPRWAGFAVLDPWFAAIAGGLLMGAGFLVLFRHHASLGGLNILVLVLQKRFGWRAGWVQMGIDGAILVASLAMVEPQRILMSIAGALALNLTLALNHRPGRYVAF, encoded by the coding sequence ATGAGCAGCATCGGGGACGGCGCTCTGCGCCACGCCTGGTACGACGATGCGCTGGCCTTCGTCACCGGCACGCTGTTCATCGCCTTCGGCGTGGCGATGTTCAGCCACGCGGGCTTGCTCACTGGGGGCACGGCAGGAATCGCGTTCCTGGCGCACTACGCCACCGGCTTCGGCTTCGGCCCGCTGTTCTTCGTCATCAATCTGCCCTTCTACCTGCTGGCCTGGCGGGCGATGGGGCGCAGCTTCACGCTGAAGACCTTCGCCGCGGTGACGCTGCTGTCGGCGCTCACGACGGCGGTGCCGCGCTGGGCGGGGTTCGCGGTGCTCGACCCCTGGTTCGCCGCCATCGCCGGCGGGCTGCTGATGGGTGCGGGCTTCCTGGTGCTGTTCCGCCACCACGCCAGCCTGGGCGGCCTGAACATCCTCGTGCTGGTGCTGCAGAAGCGCTTCGGCTGGCGCGCCGGCTGGGTGCAGATGGGCATCGACGGCGCCATCCTCGTCGCTTCGTTGGCGATGGTGGAGCCGCAGCGCATCCTGATGTCCATCGCCGGCGCGCTGGCTCTGAACCTCACGCTGGCACTGAACCACCGGCCGGGGCGCTACGTCGCGTTCTGA
- the maiA gene encoding maleylacetoacetate isomerase, with product MQLFNYFRSSASYRVRIALALKGLDYDYMPVQLARNEHFKESYAALSPARLVPLLKDDERIVTQSLAIIEYLDELHPQPPLLPGTALERARIRALALDVACEIHPLNNLRVLRYLVHDLKVSEDDKNRWYRHWVETGLEAVEQQLAAHPATGRFCHGDAPTLADVVLVPQIHNAKRMDCRLDHVPTVMRIFETCMAHDAFAKTQPSACPDAA from the coding sequence TTGCAGCTCTTCAACTACTTCCGCTCGTCGGCGTCGTACCGCGTGCGCATCGCGCTGGCCCTCAAGGGCCTGGACTACGACTACATGCCGGTGCAGCTGGCGCGCAACGAGCACTTCAAGGAGTCGTACGCGGCGCTGTCGCCGGCGCGCCTGGTGCCGCTGCTCAAGGACGACGAGCGCATCGTCACGCAGTCGCTGGCCATCATCGAGTACCTCGACGAACTGCACCCGCAGCCGCCGCTGCTGCCCGGCACGGCACTCGAGCGTGCACGCATCCGCGCACTCGCGCTGGACGTGGCCTGTGAGATCCACCCGCTGAACAACCTGCGCGTGCTGCGCTACCTCGTCCATGACCTGAAGGTCTCGGAAGACGACAAGAACCGCTGGTACCGGCATTGGGTGGAGACCGGGCTCGAGGCCGTCGAGCAGCAACTCGCCGCGCATCCGGCGACCGGCCGCTTCTGCCACGGCGACGCGCCGACCCTGGCCGACGTGGTGCTGGTGCCGCAGATCCACAACGCGAAGCGCATGGACTGCCGGCTCGACCACGTGCCCACCGTGATGCGCATCTTCGAGACCTGCATGGCGCACGACGCCTTCGCCAAGACGCAGCCCTCGGCCTGCCCGGACGCGGCCTGA